Below is a window of Methanocaldococcus jannaschii DSM 2661 DNA.
CTTCTATTGGATTTAAAAACAATATATTTTTCTTAACTAAAAACTCTCTAATATTCTTAGGTATTTTTATATCTTCAATTTCATAATTTTCTTTAAATATCTTCAATGCATCAACTATTTTGTTATAAAGCTCTTCATCATCTTCTTTAACATCCTCTAAGAAGTATTTTAGCTTTTGGATTTCTTCTTTGAGCATGAACTCCAAGATATCCTTTAACTCCTTACCAAGCTTTAGCTTAATAATCACATCATAAACATCCTTTGGCTTCCCACCAACATAGCTATAAATTAGCTCCTTCTCATCCTCAGAAAGTTTCCTGCCTAAAATATCCTCAGATAAAAAATCCATAAATTTTAAGGCAGTTTCCTTATCAAAGTCATCCACTAATATATAGTCAGCTCTCCCTCTGAGTTCAGCCCTATCATAAACATACTCAATAAATAAACTATCAGAGCTTAAACAAAAACAGTGCGTTATATGCAATTCCTTAGTCAATCTAACAAAAAAATTAAATAAATCATCTATCAACTCTCCATTAGATTTCAATCCTTTTAATCTCTGCAGTTCGTCAATAATAATTACAGGCTTTAGACCCTTTTTATTCATCTCTCTAAAAACTCTCTCCAAGTATCTAAAAACATCAAAACCCTTCTGTTTGGATAGAATAACTTTTGCCAAGTCAGAAGGGAGAATAATGCTCTCATTGAACAGTTTTGCTGTTTTTTCTATAAATTTGATGCCTTCAACTAAAACATCAGCATCTTTTACCATCTGTTTAAATTTGTTATCCTCCCTAATTTCAAACATTATATCAAAAAAATCACTATAAGATGATATTCTAACTCCTCTTAGATTATAGTAGAAGATTCTATATTTTTTGTCATCTTTTAATCTGTTGATTATCTCCATCATTAGAGTAGTTTTCCCACTGTTTATAGGGCCGTAGATGAAGTAGATATTATCTGGAGTTTCATCCAAAATGCCCAAAATTTCATTAATCTCCCTCTCCCTATCAAAGAATTTCATTATCAATCCCTCTATGTTGATTATTTTATTCTAAATCTATATGAGATTGCAAATTTATAACTTTTGTTAAATCAACATATCAAACACCTTTTCTGCTGTTTTTGACGTTAGCTCATAAATTGTTACTGATACATCTGATATTTGCCTCAAACTAACTGTTGGTTTTGTGTTTATGCAGATAGAGTAAATCTTTATCTTCCTTCTCTGCTTCTCCTCCTTAATCTTCTCTAAGAACTCTAAAGAGACTTCACACTCTCCATCTGTTATAAAGACAATATCTCCATTAAACTTTAACGCCTCTCTTAAAGGTTTTTCAAAGTTTGTCCCTCCACCATAAAACACGGATGCAAATTCCAAAATCTCATCAAAAGATACCTTTTTTTCATAAATCTTTATATCTCTAACTCCATCATCAAATAAAATTGATATATATCTTTTATTTCTTTTTAAAGATATATCCATCAAACATAAGGCTATTGCTTTAGCCCAAATCTCCTTATTTCCTCTCATAGAGCCACTTAAATCTAAGCAAACAACAAAATCCCCGCAGTTTTCATTATTCTCCAATATTTTATAATTTAGAGGTTTATTTTCATTATATCTTCTCAATAAATCAACAAACAATATCTCTTCAGCAAAGT
It encodes the following:
- a CDS encoding ATP-binding protein, giving the protein MKFFDREREINEILGILDETPDNIYFIYGPINSGKTTLMMEIINRLKDDKKYRIFYYNLRGVRISSYSDFFDIMFEIREDNKFKQMVKDADVLVEGIKFIEKTAKLFNESIILPSDLAKVILSKQKGFDVFRYLERVFREMNKKGLKPVIIIDELQRLKGLKSNGELIDDLFNFFVRLTKELHITHCFCLSSDSLFIEYVYDRAELRGRADYILVDDFDKETALKFMDFLSEDILGRKLSEDEKELIYSYVGGKPKDVYDVIIKLKLGKELKDILEFMLKEEIQKLKYFLEDVKEDDEELYNKIVDALKIFKENYEIEDIKIPKNIREFLVKKNILFLNPIEGTLKPQSFLVWNAIKKLLNGH
- a CDS encoding vWA domain-containing protein; amino-acid sequence: MIRYDKYDKMVWEGCKNKITFHLSERETEIVFYLFFKYEVEILTETDLIKKIVRDRRFKNVKSITTLDENYSLIATEFFCEKLKELKEKGREEDISELLDELESYMENITSSFSSFGSGEGYKSYTDPKKKLELTEKLLKNNKLKEFMKVLGKFKRMAIKKYKTKIKHFSGEKYSINLGNNLINLLSSEYKNFAEEILFVDLLRRYNENKPLNYKILENNENCGDFVVCLDLSGSMRGNKEIWAKAIALCLMDISLKRNKRYISILFDDGVRDIKIYEKKVSFDEILEFASVFYGGGTNFEKPLREALKFNGDIVFITDGECEVSLEFLEKIKEEKQRRKIKIYSICINTKPTVSLRQISDVSVTIYELTSKTAEKVFDMLI